A section of the Lujinxingia vulgaris genome encodes:
- a CDS encoding FHA domain-containing protein has protein sequence MTDQNRKTLRSFYCRDYLWELFEQMAQELGCSMDYLINESMRQYARSRDYAVGPDQQQDAGFGPGPQPGGFPSGSNPGLGAPPQTGGDRFNVGGYGGGPGMDHRTFDRVPAVGQAPAPAAPRPPQPPSFQQRGPGGPPPPPPRPNAGGWPQEPPQAPRPPQAQPSFGAEPAYGAATLPPLYLSFNNNRYTVDKEKFVIGRGSQHTDLTIRDGNISRKHCMVIHRNGNYYIKDLGSTNGIEFRGNRIESKKIEEGDIFFLCDYELRFSYRG, from the coding sequence ATGACCGACCAAAATCGCAAAACTCTGCGCAGTTTCTACTGCCGTGATTACCTCTGGGAGCTCTTTGAGCAGATGGCTCAGGAGCTGGGCTGCTCGATGGACTACCTGATCAACGAGTCGATGCGTCAGTACGCGCGCAGCCGCGACTACGCGGTGGGCCCCGATCAGCAGCAGGACGCCGGCTTTGGCCCGGGTCCGCAGCCGGGCGGCTTCCCCTCCGGGAGCAACCCCGGGCTGGGTGCGCCGCCGCAGACCGGTGGCGATCGTTTCAATGTGGGCGGCTACGGCGGAGGTCCAGGCATGGATCACCGCACCTTCGATCGCGTCCCGGCCGTCGGCCAGGCGCCGGCCCCGGCCGCGCCTCGCCCCCCGCAGCCCCCCTCGTTTCAGCAGCGCGGCCCGGGCGGCCCTCCGCCCCCTCCGCCTCGTCCCAACGCCGGTGGTTGGCCCCAGGAGCCCCCGCAGGCCCCGCGCCCGCCGCAGGCGCAGCCCTCGTTTGGCGCCGAGCCGGCCTACGGCGCGGCCACCCTGCCGCCGCTCTACCTGAGCTTTAACAACAACCGCTACACCGTCGACAAAGAGAAGTTTGTCATCGGTCGCGGCAGCCAGCACACCGATCTGACCATTCGCGACGGCAACATCTCGCGCAAGCACTGCATGGTCATCCATCGCAATGGCAACTACTACATCAAGGATCTGGGCTCGACCAACGGCATCGAGTTCCGCGGCAACCGCATCGAGTCCAAGAAGATCGAAGAGGGCGACATCTTCTTCCTCTGCGACTACGAGCTGCGCTTCTCCTATCGCGGCTAA
- a CDS encoding MBL fold metallo-hydrolase, whose translation MYQIEQLGEDLYRIALQRHLELSPEALRAPTNVYLCGPAPWALINAGHPAIHAEDLSEALSECGVRADQIDRIIATSWDIDCVGGAQNFPQAELFVLSPDMVAPGDLEMVTERRRAALRERTTELAASLEGFDAGVVHTWLERFYPRQTRTLDFVPLRQGARARAGRLDLQVHQCAGITPGHMALFDAESATLFSGDIALSGLPAHISDAPGYATSIERLAGLNPERALPNHGRPFERARWTLVRASRFLNNTLSSAASALFNGPTIVEFIERDRGYELDEPVELLWNFELFKVLFDELVRTRTIQADGEGVTRRYGVDVEDPRADVRSAGSNPSSSSSP comes from the coding sequence ATGTACCAGATCGAGCAGCTCGGCGAAGATCTCTATCGCATCGCGCTTCAGCGTCACCTGGAGCTCAGCCCGGAGGCGTTGCGCGCGCCGACCAATGTGTACCTGTGCGGTCCGGCGCCCTGGGCGCTGATCAACGCCGGTCACCCGGCCATCCACGCCGAAGACCTGAGCGAGGCGCTCTCGGAGTGCGGGGTGCGCGCCGACCAGATCGACCGCATCATCGCCACCTCCTGGGACATCGACTGCGTCGGCGGCGCCCAGAACTTCCCCCAGGCCGAGCTCTTCGTGCTCAGCCCCGACATGGTTGCCCCGGGCGACCTGGAGATGGTCACCGAACGCCGGCGCGCCGCGCTGCGCGAGCGCACCACCGAGTTGGCTGCATCTCTGGAGGGCTTTGATGCCGGGGTCGTTCATACCTGGCTGGAGCGCTTCTATCCGCGCCAGACTCGCACGCTCGACTTTGTGCCTCTGCGTCAGGGCGCGCGCGCGCGCGCCGGCCGGCTCGACCTGCAGGTCCACCAATGCGCCGGCATCACCCCCGGGCATATGGCGCTCTTTGACGCGGAAAGCGCCACGCTCTTCAGCGGCGACATCGCGTTGAGCGGACTTCCCGCCCACATCAGCGACGCCCCGGGCTACGCCACCAGCATCGAGCGCCTGGCCGGGCTCAACCCCGAGCGCGCGCTCCCCAACCACGGCCGCCCCTTTGAGCGCGCGCGCTGGACGCTCGTGCGCGCCTCGCGCTTTTTGAACAACACCCTCTCCAGCGCGGCGTCGGCGCTCTTTAACGGCCCGACCATCGTGGAGTTCATCGAGCGCGACCGCGGCTACGAGCTCGACGAGCCCGTTGAGCTGCTCTGGAACTTCGAGCTCTTTAAAGTGCTCTTCGATGAGCTCGTGCGCACCCGCACCATCCAGGCCGATGGCGAGGGCGTGACGCGTCGCTACGGCGTCGACGTCGAAGATCCCCGCGCCGACGTTCGCTCGGCCGGCTCAAACCCCTCCAGCTCAAGCTCCCCGTAG
- a CDS encoding tRNA1(Val) (adenine(37)-N6)-methyltransferase, with translation MSDTTKFKSNAENEAETLTRDAIFGGALQLWQSRAGYRFGLDALLLASDLPPLAAGATVVELGAAQGAVALTVAWQRPDVQVVAVERQPELAALLRRNIEENGLKNVEVLEGDLRQRRELFTPQSAALVLANPPYYAEGARRPSANAQRAQAHHELHGTLEDFVRAAAYLLEHKGWLQLIAPPVRHLDVIAAAGVTDLRLAELRHYHDRADRPAYLTEYRFRRPSAPDLKIRAPLTIRNARGSYTAEVRRRLGMEEVEG, from the coding sequence ATGAGCGACACGACGAAGTTCAAGAGCAACGCCGAAAACGAGGCCGAGACGTTGACGCGCGATGCGATCTTTGGCGGGGCACTGCAGCTGTGGCAGTCGCGCGCCGGATACCGCTTCGGGCTCGATGCGCTCCTGCTCGCCAGCGATCTTCCGCCCCTTGCCGCCGGGGCGACCGTGGTGGAGCTGGGCGCAGCCCAGGGGGCGGTGGCGCTCACGGTGGCCTGGCAGCGCCCCGATGTGCAGGTGGTGGCGGTGGAGCGTCAGCCCGAGCTCGCCGCCCTCTTGCGACGCAACATTGAGGAGAACGGCCTTAAAAATGTGGAGGTGCTCGAGGGCGATCTTCGCCAGCGCCGCGAGCTTTTCACCCCGCAGTCGGCCGCGCTGGTGCTGGCCAACCCGCCCTATTATGCCGAGGGGGCGCGGCGCCCCAGCGCCAACGCGCAGCGGGCGCAGGCCCATCATGAGCTGCACGGCACGCTGGAGGATTTTGTGCGCGCGGCGGCCTACCTGCTGGAGCATAAAGGTTGGTTGCAGCTGATCGCCCCGCCGGTGCGCCACCTCGATGTGATCGCGGCGGCCGGCGTCACCGATCTTCGCCTGGCCGAGCTTCGTCATTACCACGACCGCGCCGATCGGCCGGCCTACCTCACCGAGTACCGCTTTCGGCGGCCTTCGGCGCCAGACCTGAAGATCCGCGCGCCGCTGACCATCCGCAACGCCCGGGGCAGCTACACCGCCGAGGTGCGCCGACGCCTGGGGATGGAGGAGGTCGAGGGGTGA
- a CDS encoding 5'-deoxyadenosine deaminase: protein MSQRTWLKNATLVTMNADAEVFEGDLLIEDGRIAAIGQVEKERAEGARVLDMSGHIITPGFVQCHIHLCQTLMRNHADDMVLIDWLKRRIWPYEAALTHETLGVSARVGLAELILGGTTAILDMGTVHHTDAIGEAVEESGIRAHIGKCMMDLGDEVPAPMREVTAESIKESLRLYETWHGKAEGRIQYAFAPRFAVSCTEELLREVGQASRDLGCHIHTHASETTYENVFTQERYGVSNIAFLEQVGITGSRSVLAHGVHVSDEDCQILSTTQTCICHCPSSNLKLASGIANMPRYDRMGVRVALGADGAPCNNNLDAFIEMRLAALLQKPFHGPEAMPAERVFRLATMDGARALGIDDKVGSLEVGKSADLVVFDLDNDPGCGPGGNVYARLVYTAQKHNVRHVFASGRQLVDGGELVGVDLGQLMARARKAHHTTAERMQQFISG, encoded by the coding sequence ATGTCGCAGCGCACCTGGCTCAAAAACGCCACCCTGGTCACCATGAACGCCGACGCCGAGGTCTTTGAAGGCGATCTTCTGATCGAAGATGGCCGTATCGCCGCCATCGGCCAGGTGGAAAAAGAGCGCGCCGAAGGCGCGCGCGTGCTCGATATGAGCGGCCACATCATCACCCCGGGCTTTGTGCAATGCCACATTCACTTATGCCAGACCCTGATGCGCAACCACGCCGATGATATGGTGCTCATCGACTGGCTCAAGCGCCGCATCTGGCCCTATGAGGCCGCGCTCACCCACGAGACCCTCGGCGTGAGCGCGCGCGTGGGCCTGGCCGAGCTCATCCTCGGCGGCACCACCGCCATCCTGGATATGGGCACCGTCCACCACACCGACGCCATCGGTGAGGCGGTGGAAGAGAGCGGCATCCGCGCGCACATCGGAAAATGCATGATGGATCTGGGCGACGAAGTGCCCGCGCCCATGCGCGAAGTCACCGCCGAGAGCATCAAAGAGAGCCTGCGCCTCTATGAGACCTGGCACGGCAAGGCCGAGGGCCGCATTCAGTACGCCTTTGCGCCCCGCTTTGCGGTGAGCTGCACCGAAGAACTTCTGCGCGAGGTCGGCCAGGCCTCCCGCGACCTCGGGTGCCATATTCACACGCACGCCTCCGAGACGACCTACGAAAACGTCTTTACGCAGGAGCGCTACGGCGTCAGCAACATCGCCTTCCTCGAACAGGTCGGTATCACCGGCTCGCGCAGCGTGCTCGCCCACGGCGTGCATGTCAGCGATGAGGATTGCCAGATCTTGTCGACCACCCAGACCTGCATCTGTCACTGCCCCTCGAGCAACCTCAAGCTCGCCAGCGGCATCGCCAACATGCCCCGCTACGATCGTATGGGCGTGCGGGTGGCGCTCGGGGCCGACGGCGCCCCCTGCAACAACAACCTCGACGCCTTCATCGAGATGCGTCTGGCCGCACTTTTGCAAAAACCCTTCCACGGCCCCGAGGCCATGCCTGCCGAGCGCGTCTTCCGCCTGGCCACCATGGACGGCGCCCGCGCCTTAGGGATCGACGATAAAGTCGGCTCGCTGGAGGTCGGAAAGTCCGCAGACCTGGTGGTCTTTGATCTCGATAACGATCCGGGCTGCGGCCCCGGCGGCAACGTCTACGCGCGCCTTGTCTACACCGCCCAGAAGCACAACGTGCGCCACGTCTTCGCCTCCGGCCGGCAACTTGTGGATGGTGGCGAGCTCGTCGGCGTCGATCTGGGCCAGCTGATGGCGCGCGCGCGAAAGGCGCACCACACGACCGCCGAGCGCATGCAGCAGTTCATCAGCGGCTAA
- a CDS encoding DUF455 family protein produces MRLRDFAERLLHATTLDQKLAAPAGGFHALDDRDPGPPQAWSAPSRPAELAIAPRSRRVKFPHPDNLAEPEMAVRALHTFANHELMAIELMAWALLAYPDAPPAFRAGMVRLIADEQRHLRLYVDRIRELGANFGDLPVNDHFWRCAPSLTSPLKWVCAMNLTFEQGNLDHAPYFEHHFRRVGDEHTAQILEQIFEDEIHHVGFGARWLKEYTPDGHSTFEIYCQNLTFHNEPARARGAVFNPDARRAAGLDETFVEGMLRAT; encoded by the coding sequence ATGCGCCTTCGCGACTTCGCCGAGCGCCTTCTTCACGCCACCACCCTCGACCAAAAACTCGCCGCGCCCGCCGGCGGGTTTCACGCGCTCGATGATCGCGATCCGGGCCCCCCGCAGGCCTGGAGCGCCCCGAGCCGTCCCGCCGAGCTCGCCATCGCGCCGCGCTCCCGCCGGGTGAAGTTTCCGCACCCCGACAACCTGGCCGAGCCCGAGATGGCCGTGCGCGCGCTGCACACCTTCGCCAACCACGAGCTCATGGCCATTGAGCTGATGGCCTGGGCGCTCCTGGCCTACCCCGACGCCCCGCCGGCTTTTCGCGCCGGCATGGTGCGTCTGATCGCCGATGAGCAGCGCCACCTTCGGCTTTATGTCGATCGCATCCGTGAGCTCGGCGCGAACTTTGGCGATCTTCCCGTCAACGATCACTTCTGGCGCTGCGCCCCCTCATTGACCTCCCCGCTCAAATGGGTCTGCGCCATGAACCTGACCTTTGAGCAGGGAAACCTCGACCACGCTCCCTATTTTGAGCATCACTTCCGCCGCGTGGGCGACGAGCACACCGCACAGATCCTGGAGCAGATCTTCGAAGACGAGATCCACCACGTGGGATTTGGCGCGCGCTGGCTCAAAGAATATACCCCGGATGGGCATTCCACGTTTGAAATTTACTGCCAGAACCTGACCTTTCATAATGAGCCCGCCCGGGCCCGAGGCGCCGTCTTCAACCCTGACGCCCGGCGCGCCGCCGGCCTCGACGAGACCTTTGTCGAGGGCATGCTGCGCGCGACCTGA
- a CDS encoding MBL fold metallo-hydrolase, protein MIESFYLFHCGYIRVPSFTIIAGGGMRRVRLPLLAGVGVHAELGPLLFDAPYGPNGPQNLGGAIGGAMRLFGLKFEPEWAVTERLRAITGCTPEEVAHIILTHLHYDHTGGLPFIKAARCHVRRPEWEFVNNSRGPMIGYARGDLRDLGERVAPFEDAPHFGEDATGLDLLGDGSVCAFSTPGHSPGHASYRLKMADGRHIVFGGDVAFTTTQILGERGLGSMARNVAISKDEVQRSIDELRAHLLKNPTDVLLTSHDLELGERCINEGPIAI, encoded by the coding sequence GTGATTGAGTCGTTTTATCTATTTCATTGCGGGTACATCCGCGTCCCTTCCTTTACGATCATCGCCGGTGGTGGGATGCGGCGAGTGAGGCTGCCGCTGCTGGCCGGGGTCGGAGTGCATGCGGAGCTGGGGCCGCTTCTTTTTGACGCGCCCTACGGTCCCAACGGCCCCCAAAACCTGGGCGGCGCCATCGGCGGCGCGATGAGACTTTTCGGCCTGAAATTTGAGCCGGAGTGGGCTGTGACCGAGCGGCTGCGCGCGATCACCGGCTGCACACCCGAGGAGGTCGCGCACATCATTTTGACGCACCTTCATTACGACCACACCGGGGGGCTGCCCTTTATCAAAGCGGCGCGCTGCCATGTGCGACGACCGGAGTGGGAGTTTGTGAACAACTCCCGCGGTCCGATGATCGGCTACGCCCGCGGCGATCTTCGCGATCTTGGCGAGCGCGTCGCGCCCTTTGAAGATGCGCCCCACTTTGGCGAAGACGCCACCGGGCTCGATCTTCTGGGCGACGGCTCGGTCTGCGCCTTCTCGACCCCGGGTCACTCCCCGGGCCACGCGAGCTACCGGCTGAAGATGGCCGACGGCCGCCACATCGTCTTCGGCGGCGATGTTGCCTTCACCACCACGCAAATCCTTGGCGAGCGGGGCCTGGGATCGATGGCGCGCAACGTGGCGATCTCGAAGGATGAGGTGCAGCGCTCCATCGACGAGCTGCGCGCGCATCTTCTAAAGAACCCCACCGACGTGCTGCTCACAAGCCACGATCTGGAGCTTGGCGAGCGCTGCATAAACGAAGGCCCGATCGCCATCTGA
- a CDS encoding acyl-CoA dehydrogenase family protein, with the protein MSAEKPQGCAFLTSEVGSERIFTPEDFSEDQRMFGQTATDFMTKEVFPQVETLEKNPSGDFSEMVALLKKSGELGLLMIDIPEQYGGLEVDKTTSMIVIENLSKYSAWATTYGAHTGIGMQPLLFFGNHEQKAKWLPKFATGEVIGAYALTEPGSGSDALAAKTRAELTDDGEHYVINGSKMWITNAGFADLFTVFAQVEGDKFTAFLVEADREGVSTGAEEHKMGLKGSSTRLLNLENVKVPKENLLGEVGKGHKIAFNILNIGRFKLGVGSLGGGKRTLEVATRYAKERVQFNTPIAQFGAIRAKLAKMAIRLYTLESMSYRVAGYMDRSLDTLDSNAEDYAEQMMKAIEEFAVEDSIMKVYGSEALDFAADEAVQIHGGYGYSAEYEVERLYRDSRINRIFEGTNEINRMLIPGMILKRTMKGQLNLFEMIQKLEVTLAGEAPEVPAQGDDPTLAFEKFLTEQAKKIVVYGANHAIQKHMADLRDQQELLFELADMISAIYAMDSTVARTAQMVEAKGFEATELHRAATLVTLAESYNTIRDAAERLLYNLATGEKLDAHLKALDKLTLHPRIDVIGLQKIVADAVVERERYPF; encoded by the coding sequence ATGAGCGCCGAAAAACCCCAGGGCTGTGCCTTTCTCACCAGCGAAGTCGGCTCCGAACGCATCTTCACCCCGGAGGACTTCTCCGAGGATCAGCGCATGTTTGGCCAGACGGCCACCGATTTCATGACCAAAGAGGTCTTCCCGCAGGTCGAGACTCTGGAGAAGAACCCCTCGGGCGACTTTTCTGAGATGGTCGCGCTCCTCAAAAAGTCCGGGGAGCTGGGGCTTTTGATGATCGACATCCCCGAGCAGTACGGCGGGCTGGAGGTCGATAAGACGACCTCGATGATCGTCATCGAGAATCTCTCCAAATACTCCGCCTGGGCCACGACTTACGGGGCGCATACGGGCATCGGCATGCAGCCCCTGCTCTTCTTTGGCAATCACGAGCAGAAGGCCAAATGGCTCCCCAAATTCGCCACTGGCGAGGTGATCGGGGCCTACGCGCTGACCGAGCCCGGCAGCGGCTCCGACGCGCTGGCCGCCAAAACCCGCGCAGAGCTCACAGACGACGGGGAGCATTACGTCATCAACGGCTCGAAGATGTGGATCACCAACGCCGGGTTTGCCGACCTCTTCACGGTGTTCGCGCAGGTGGAAGGCGATAAGTTTACGGCCTTTCTGGTCGAAGCCGACCGCGAGGGCGTCTCCACCGGCGCCGAAGAGCATAAGATGGGCCTCAAAGGCTCCTCGACGCGACTTCTGAACCTGGAGAACGTCAAAGTTCCCAAAGAGAACCTGCTCGGTGAGGTCGGTAAGGGCCATAAGATCGCCTTTAACATCCTCAACATCGGGCGCTTTAAGCTCGGCGTGGGCTCGCTGGGCGGCGGCAAGCGCACGCTCGAAGTCGCCACCCGCTACGCCAAAGAGCGCGTACAATTCAACACGCCCATCGCCCAGTTCGGCGCCATTCGTGCCAAGCTCGCGAAGATGGCGATCAGGCTCTACACGCTCGAGTCGATGTCCTACCGGGTGGCCGGCTACATGGACCGCAGCCTGGATACGCTGGACAGCAACGCCGAGGACTATGCCGAGCAGATGATGAAGGCCATTGAGGAGTTCGCCGTCGAGGACTCCATCATGAAGGTCTACGGCTCCGAAGCGCTGGACTTTGCGGCCGATGAGGCCGTGCAGATCCACGGCGGCTACGGCTACTCGGCCGAGTATGAGGTCGAGCGCCTGTACCGCGACAGCCGCATCAACCGCATCTTTGAGGGCACCAACGAGATCAACCGCATGCTCATCCCGGGGATGATCCTCAAGCGCACGATGAAGGGTCAGCTCAACCTCTTTGAGATGATCCAGAAGCTGGAGGTGACCCTGGCTGGTGAGGCTCCCGAGGTGCCCGCCCAGGGCGACGATCCGACGCTGGCCTTTGAGAAGTTTTTGACCGAGCAGGCCAAGAAGATCGTGGTCTACGGCGCCAACCACGCCATCCAGAAGCATATGGCCGACCTGCGCGATCAGCAGGAGCTGCTCTTTGAGCTGGCCGACATGATCAGCGCGATCTACGCCATGGACAGCACCGTGGCGCGCACCGCCCAGATGGTGGAGGCGAAGGGCTTTGAGGCCACCGAGCTGCATCGGGCCGCCACGCTTGTGACCCTGGCGGAGTCCTACAACACGATCCGCGACGCGGCCGAGCGTCTGCTCTACAACCTGGCCACTGGCGAGAAGCTCGACGCGCATCTGAAGGCGCTCGATAAGCTCACGCTGCATCCGCGCATCGACGTGATCGGCCTGCAGAAGATCGTGGCCGACGCGGTGGTCGAGCGGGAGCGCTACCCCTTCTAA
- a CDS encoding 1-acyl-sn-glycerol-3-phosphate acyltransferase: MSVRPDRTAGDPDPKAHRDAASETDQALLPHDLPVLEEGLGAEASEVELSEEARERRLQLADQLSRRPMSSAMLERLGRWLSFLGRLLFAHVLFERRGIDQLRECAERGTVVYTMQTHSRLDYFYFNYAFLKHELPRARFANDLIVRPFRALWERVVSFVTRRRIEGPRKMEALILRDEATFLFLQRPRQKERDRVAYSQPYLYRLIQTQRRQDTPIFVVPLCLFWEKRPEPRRASLLDELFGTVQSPGFVRKLVNYVQTFWQTFFKFGQPMVQVSSAINLKEFLREYPGADSSDASELLRARLEEQIRQESHVILGPTASPREQVGREVLARPELVEAMREHAEKSGEDELSVRRKAQKLFDEIAADPSLLMIKIFSATLSLVWYRIYDGLEVDEPGLERVREQARTSSIVLVPSHKSHIDYLVLSYVFYHYGLMTPHIAAGVNLSFWPLGPLFRRAGAFFIRRSFKGEDLYPVVFREYLIRVLEEKYPVEFFIEGTRSRTGKLIKPRYGMLDMMVRAFASGRLDAIKIVPISVGYEKIIEERTYRRELLGEEKQKESLAGLLKTPKFLTSKKGRLYVEFDEPIDLAEYFGRFGIDRLEPEDEDLDALTVRLAHRIIYDINRVTTVSPTALVATVLLNNPNRDASIGRARLLHELGFLLHFMTQPGRPVRLSGALREALASRQAAIDALRAAHPHDTPPVSLNYDEDADPNDLERQHIESAMGRAVASVIDRALAIFEKEKQVRITDPGDRASYTLEPQARHEIAYYRNTLVHHFVPEGLLASAIASFESSTIPLDRLMDQTLFLSRLFKYEWIYEERAEFENVFMRTLDYFSASGWVNIEGAGEERVVAIATPRPELDYLRRMVLTFVEAYALVFRRLHELVDVPVERDALIKDVIAKGREQLERSELGFDESLSKPTLLNALRLLEDWGVVERHTSPGRRREVVSYQVHPDWRGEARYRELIARVEGILSPGDAG, from the coding sequence ATGTCCGTACGACCGGACCGCACAGCGGGGGATCCCGACCCGAAGGCTCACCGCGATGCCGCCAGTGAGACTGACCAGGCCCTGCTGCCTCACGATCTTCCCGTGCTTGAGGAGGGCCTCGGCGCCGAGGCCTCCGAGGTGGAGCTCAGCGAGGAGGCCCGCGAGCGCCGGCTACAGCTGGCCGACCAACTCTCTCGCCGACCGATGTCCTCGGCGATGCTTGAGCGTCTGGGGCGCTGGCTGAGCTTTTTAGGCCGCCTGCTCTTCGCCCACGTGCTCTTTGAGCGACGGGGCATCGACCAGCTGCGCGAGTGCGCCGAACGCGGCACGGTGGTCTACACGATGCAGACCCACAGCCGGCTGGATTACTTCTATTTTAACTACGCCTTTTTGAAGCATGAGCTGCCCCGGGCGCGCTTTGCCAACGATCTGATCGTGCGGCCTTTTCGCGCGCTGTGGGAGCGGGTGGTCAGCTTTGTGACGCGGCGCCGGATCGAGGGGCCGCGTAAGATGGAGGCGCTGATCCTGCGCGATGAGGCGACCTTCCTCTTCCTGCAGCGCCCCCGCCAGAAAGAGCGCGATCGGGTGGCGTACAGCCAGCCCTACCTCTACCGCCTGATTCAGACCCAGCGTCGCCAGGACACGCCGATCTTTGTCGTGCCGCTGTGTCTCTTCTGGGAGAAACGCCCGGAGCCGCGGCGCGCGAGCCTGCTCGATGAGCTCTTTGGCACGGTGCAATCTCCCGGCTTTGTGCGAAAGCTGGTCAACTATGTTCAAACCTTCTGGCAGACCTTCTTTAAGTTCGGTCAGCCGATGGTGCAGGTCTCCAGCGCCATCAACCTCAAGGAGTTTTTGAGGGAGTATCCGGGGGCGGACTCCTCCGACGCCTCGGAACTTCTGCGGGCCCGCCTCGAAGAGCAGATCCGCCAGGAGAGCCACGTCATCCTCGGCCCCACCGCCTCGCCGCGCGAGCAGGTGGGACGAGAGGTGCTCGCCAGGCCGGAGCTTGTGGAGGCGATGCGCGAGCACGCCGAGAAGAGCGGCGAAGATGAACTCAGCGTGCGCCGCAAGGCCCAGAAACTCTTCGATGAGATCGCCGCCGATCCCAGCCTGCTGATGATCAAGATCTTCAGCGCGACGCTGAGTCTGGTCTGGTACCGCATCTACGACGGTCTGGAGGTCGATGAGCCCGGCCTGGAGCGGGTGCGCGAGCAGGCCAGGACCAGCTCCATTGTGCTGGTGCCCAGCCATAAGAGCCACATCGACTACCTGGTCTTGAGCTACGTCTTCTACCACTACGGGCTGATGACCCCGCATATCGCCGCGGGCGTCAACCTGAGCTTCTGGCCGCTGGGCCCGCTCTTTCGCCGCGCGGGGGCCTTCTTTATTCGTCGCTCTTTTAAGGGTGAAGATCTCTACCCGGTGGTCTTTCGCGAGTATTTGATTCGGGTGCTCGAAGAGAAATACCCGGTGGAGTTCTTCATTGAGGGCACGCGCAGCCGCACCGGCAAGCTGATCAAGCCGCGTTACGGCATGCTCGATATGATGGTGCGCGCCTTTGCCAGCGGGCGCCTCGACGCGATCAAGATCGTGCCGATCTCGGTGGGCTACGAGAAGATCATCGAAGAGCGCACCTACCGCCGCGAGCTCCTCGGCGAGGAGAAGCAGAAGGAGAGCCTGGCCGGGTTGTTGAAGACGCCGAAGTTTCTGACCAGCAAGAAGGGGCGGCTCTACGTGGAGTTTGATGAGCCCATCGATCTGGCCGAGTATTTCGGGCGTTTTGGCATCGACCGACTTGAGCCCGAAGACGAAGACCTCGACGCGCTCACGGTGCGCCTGGCCCACCGCATCATCTACGACATCAACCGGGTGACCACCGTCTCTCCCACTGCGCTTGTGGCCACGGTGCTGCTCAACAACCCCAACCGCGACGCCAGCATCGGGCGCGCGCGTCTGCTGCATGAGCTGGGATTTTTGCTGCACTTTATGACGCAGCCCGGCCGGCCGGTGCGCCTTTCGGGGGCGCTGCGCGAGGCTCTGGCCAGCCGCCAGGCCGCCATCGACGCGCTACGCGCCGCCCACCCCCACGACACCCCGCCGGTGAGCCTGAACTACGACGAAGACGCCGATCCCAACGATCTGGAGCGCCAGCATATCGAGTCGGCCATGGGCCGCGCGGTGGCCTCAGTGATCGACCGGGCGCTGGCGATCTTCGAGAAAGAAAAGCAGGTGCGCATCACCGACCCCGGAGATCGGGCCAGCTACACGCTTGAGCCCCAGGCGCGCCATGAGATCGCCTATTATCGCAACACGCTCGTGCACCACTTCGTGCCCGAGGGGCTGCTGGCGTCGGCGATCGCGAGCTTCGAGTCGAGCACGATCCCGCTGGACCGACTCATGGATCAGACCCTCTTTTTGAGCCGTCTTTTCAAATACGAGTGGATCTACGAGGAGCGCGCCGAGTTTGAGAACGTCTTTATGCGCACCCTGGACTACTTCTCGGCCTCGGGCTGGGTGAACATCGAGGGTGCCGGCGAGGAGCGCGTGGTGGCGATCGCCACGCCGCGGCCTGAGCTCGATTATCTGCGGCGGATGGTGCTGACCTTTGTGGAGGCGTACGCGCTGGTCTTCCGCCGTCTTCATGAGCTCGTGGACGTGCCGGTGGAGCGCGACGCGCTCATCAAAGATGTGATCGCGAAGGGGCGCGAGCAGCTGGAGCGCTCGGAGCTCGGCTTTGACGAGAGCCTTTCGAAACCCACCCTGCTCAACGCCCTGCGCCTGCTGGAGGATTGGGGCGTGGTGGAGCGCCACACAAGCCCCGGTCGCCGCCGCGAGGTGGTGAGCTACCAGGTGCATCCGGACTGGCGCGGTGAGGCCCGTTACCGGGAGTTGATCGCGCGCGTCGAGGGCATCCTCAGCCCCGGTGACGCGGGCTGA